The proteins below come from a single Yamadazyma tenuis chromosome 5, complete sequence genomic window:
- a CDS encoding tRNA A37 threonylcarbamoyladenosine synthetase subunit (COG:H; EggNog:ENOG503NU6F; BUSCO:EOG09262FW1): MSFDTKILKVNPETVVFKIGEDLPTITDPDTERNLQIAANELKNTSNVVGFPTETVYGLGGSALNDESVKSIYRAKNRPADNPLIVHVSSIDQLKRKLLPKDYIIPSIYSSLLEKMWPGPLTILLPVHEDSILSKLVTAGQDTFAVRLPSHPIARALIALSDTPIAAPSANSSTRPSPTLASHVYHDLNTKIPYILDGGSCNVGLESTVVDGLSHPPMLLRPGGISLEEIRRVGGPEWVNIILAKKVAGKNEAVRTPGMKYRHYSPSAPVILFLNCSDGEVAINNYIKKRDIADCKFALLRTRSFIPAKEISKTIIAERELGTTGGEISRNLFKMLREVDELGVDLIFVEGVDEIDEGLAIMNRLSKAAFETIIKSD, from the coding sequence ATGTCATTTGATACCAAAATTTTGAAAGTAAATCCAGAAACAGTGGTTTTCAAAATTGGAGAGGATTTACCTACGATAACTGACCCAGACACCGAGAGGAACCTTCAAATAGCGGCCAATGAACTCAAGAACACAAGCAATGTAGTTGGATTCCCAACAGAAACCGTATACGGACTCGGAGGCTCTGCCCTCAACGATGAATCTGTCAAGTCAATCTACAGAGCCAAAAACAGACCGGCTGATAACCCATTAATTGTGCATGTTTCATCCATAGATCAACTTAAACGTAAGTTACTACCCAAAGACTATATCATACCAAGCATCTATAGTTCACTCTTGGAAAAGATGTGGCCCGGACCGTTGACTATTCTCCTACCGGTGCACGAGGATTCAATCCTCTCGAAGTTAGTTACTGCTGGTCAAGACACTTTTGCGGTAAGACTTCCTAGTCATCCAATTGCCAGGGCTTTAATTGCATTGAGTGATACGCCGATAGCTGCTCCTTCTGCGAACTCTTCTACAAGACCAAGTCCAACATTGGCCAGTCACGTGTACCACGATTTAAACACCAAGATACCCTACATTTTGGATGGAGGATCATGTAACGTCGGACTCGAATCAACCGTGGTGGATGGGTTATCGCATCCTCCAATGCTCCTTAGACCAGGAGGAATCCTGTTGGAAGAGATTAGGCGAGTGGGAGGACCTGAATGGGTAAATATTATCTTGGCAAAAAAAGTCGCCGGTAAGAACGAAGCTGTCCGAACCCCAGGCATGAAATATAGGCACTATTCTCCAAGTGCTCCTGTAATACTCTTTTTGAACTGCTCTGACGGGGAAGtggccatcaacaactatATCAAGAAGAGAGACATTGCTGACTGCAAATTTGCATTACTTAGAACGAGATCTTTCATTCCTGCTAAAGAGATTAGCAAGACTATCATTGCAGAAAGAGAATTAGGAACTACTGGCGGTGAAATCTCTCGAAACCTTTTCAAAATGTTaagagaagttgatgaattgGGTGTGGATTTGATCTTCGTCGAAGGAGTTGACGAAATAGATGAAGGACTTGCCATAATGAATAGACTTAGCAAAGCAGCGTTCGAAACAATCATTAAATCCGACTGA